From a single Schistosoma mansoni strain Puerto Rico chromosome 4, complete genome genomic region:
- a CDS encoding putative homeobox protein SMOX-4, giving the protein MLSCKLNSFVYPLKELNNLYNPMLITFIQFKRFIS; this is encoded by the coding sequence ATGCTGAGCTGTAAGTTGAATTCATTTGTGTATCCTTTAAAAGAACTTAACAACCTTTACAACCCTATGCTGATAACATTCATTCAGTTCAAGAGATTTATTTCTTGA